The Alphaproteobacteria bacterium genome contains a region encoding:
- a CDS encoding enoyl-CoA hydratase: MAYEQILVETADRVRTITLNRPDRLNAWTGKMHNELKQAMHEAGADPQVRVIILTGAGRGFCAGADMGGLQAIGASGAVADRSTKALDIPPGGSGAADFRMNYSYFPSIPKPIIAAINGPCAGLGLIISLYCDMRYAAENAVFTTAFAARGLIAEHGVSWLLPHFVGLPAAMDLLLSARKFRAPEALSLGMVNRVIADADLMKETKTYARLLAETVSPRSLAVMKRQIWEAQFQTLAEATVEANHEMELSFATDDFKEGVAHYVEKRAPNFTGR; encoded by the coding sequence ATGGCCTACGAGCAGATTCTCGTCGAGACCGCCGATCGCGTCCGCACCATCACGCTCAACCGCCCGGACCGGCTCAACGCCTGGACCGGCAAGATGCACAATGAGCTGAAGCAGGCGATGCACGAGGCTGGCGCCGACCCGCAGGTGCGGGTGATCATCCTGACCGGGGCGGGCCGCGGCTTCTGTGCCGGCGCCGACATGGGCGGGCTGCAGGCGATCGGCGCCTCGGGCGCGGTCGCCGACCGTTCGACCAAGGCCCTGGACATCCCGCCCGGCGGCAGCGGCGCCGCCGATTTCCGCATGAACTATTCCTATTTCCCCTCGATTCCCAAGCCGATCATCGCGGCGATCAACGGCCCCTGTGCCGGGCTGGGGCTGATCATCTCGCTCTACTGCGACATGCGCTATGCCGCCGAGAACGCGGTCTTCACCACCGCCTTCGCCGCCCGCGGCCTGATCGCCGAGCACGGCGTGTCGTGGCTGCTGCCGCATTTCGTCGGCCTGCCTGCGGCCATGGACCTGCTGCTCTCGGCGCGCAAGTTCCGCGCGCCCGAGGCCCTGTCGCTGGGCATGGTCAACCGCGTGATCGCCGACGCCGATCTCATGAAGGAGACGAAGACCTATGCCAGGCTGCTGGCCGAGACCGTCTCGCCGCGCTCGCTGGCGGTGATGAAGCGCCAGATCTGGGAGGCGCAGTTCCAGACCCTGGCCGAGGCCACGGTGGAGGCCAACCACGAGATGGAGCTGAGCTTCGCCACCGACGACTTCAAGGAAGGCGTCGCGCACTACGTGGAGAAGCGCGCGCCGAACTTCACCGGACGCTGA
- a CDS encoding MaoC family dehydratase: MKALVGQELGVSDWLEITQERVNTFADATGDHQWIHVDVERCKKDMPDGKPIAHGYLTLSLIPWFSHNVLQVNNVRNGINYGSNKVRFTNPVQVGARVRGRQKLVAADDMPNNGVRMTYEWTIEIEGKERPACVAETMGIAYAKT; encoded by the coding sequence ATGAAGGCGCTGGTCGGCCAGGAGCTGGGTGTCAGCGACTGGCTGGAGATCACCCAGGAGCGCGTCAACACGTTCGCCGACGCCACCGGCGACCACCAGTGGATCCATGTCGACGTCGAGCGCTGCAAGAAGGACATGCCGGATGGCAAGCCAATTGCACACGGCTACCTGACCCTGTCGCTGATTCCCTGGTTCAGCCACAACGTCCTGCAGGTCAACAACGTGCGCAACGGCATCAACTACGGCTCGAACAAGGTGCGCTTCACCAACCCGGTGCAGGTCGGCGCGCGGGTGCGCGGACGGCAGAAGCTGGTCGCCGCCGACGACATGCCCAACAACGGCGTGCGCATGACCTACGAGTGGACCATCGAGATCGAGGGCAAGGAGCGCCCGGCCTGCGTCGCGGAGACCATGGGCATCGCCTACGCCAAGACATGA
- a CDS encoding gamma-glutamylcyclotransferase, translating to MSEPAPPSKDKPTIWGNTGQPLVREELTAERIEQLAEEARKLGFDYFLPREDRDQRLTDCLAGWTEGTDAWVFGYGSLMWNPAFDYVERRPARLEGWRRSFCFWTPLGRGTPERPGLMLGVEKGGACDGIAYRITASQVETEISILFNREMLSGIYDAVWVDCTDQEGGRIRALTFVINPQHPQYCGGMAVTRKAESMAFAEGRRGTCRSYLFECADQLRAIGVTDPYIESLEGEVLRLRGGQR from the coding sequence ATGAGCGAACCCGCTCCGCCGTCGAAGGACAAGCCCACAATCTGGGGCAATACCGGCCAGCCGCTGGTACGCGAGGAACTGACGGCGGAGCGCATCGAGCAGCTGGCCGAGGAAGCGCGCAAGCTCGGCTTCGACTACTTCCTGCCGCGCGAGGACCGCGACCAGCGGCTCACCGACTGCCTGGCCGGCTGGACCGAGGGCACCGATGCCTGGGTCTTCGGCTACGGCTCACTGATGTGGAACCCGGCGTTCGACTATGTCGAGCGCCGGCCGGCGCGGCTCGAGGGCTGGCGCCGCTCCTTCTGCTTCTGGACGCCGCTGGGCCGCGGCACGCCGGAGCGGCCCGGCCTGATGCTGGGCGTGGAGAAAGGCGGCGCCTGCGACGGTATCGCCTATCGCATCACCGCCTCGCAGGTCGAGACCGAGATCTCGATCCTGTTCAACCGCGAGATGCTGAGCGGCATCTATGATGCGGTGTGGGTCGACTGCACCGACCAGGAGGGCGGCCGGATCCGCGCGCTGACCTTCGTGATCAATCCGCAGCATCCGCAGTACTGCGGCGGCATGGCGGTGACCCGGAAGGCCGAGAGCATGGCATTCGCCGAGGGCCGCCGCGGCACTTGCCGCTCCTACCTGTTCGAATGCGCCGACCAGCTGCGCGCCATCGGCGTCACCGACCCCTATATCGAGTCGCTGGAGGGTGAAGTGCTGCGCCTGCGCGGCGGCCAGCGATGA
- a CDS encoding DMT family transporter, with protein sequence MKALKAWWAAQPGNLRGIILVGISGVLFSALNVATYYPAQELNSYMMAFCRYLFGAVFLLHVFWRHGLFKPFHTKRLGVHAIRGAFHSAGMQLWFVALPLITLADLTALGFTGPIFVTIGAALFLGEDVRLRRWAAVAVGFIGAMIIIRPGFEVISIGAICALASTPLFSASNLMAKALARTDRADTIVIYQSVFIVLCAAPFAIWHWQPLSWTHVGWFLLAGFFGTSGHLIMQRGYQVAEISALQPIGFLSLIWNTLFGFLLFTQQPGVWTFVGAAVIFASALYISHREAIRRAQVRSADARPPAAP encoded by the coding sequence ATGAAGGCGCTTAAGGCCTGGTGGGCGGCACAGCCCGGCAATCTGCGCGGCATCATCCTGGTCGGCATCTCCGGCGTGCTGTTCTCGGCGCTCAACGTCGCCACCTACTATCCGGCGCAGGAGCTCAACTCCTACATGATGGCGTTCTGCCGCTATCTGTTCGGCGCCGTCTTCCTGCTGCACGTCTTCTGGCGCCATGGTCTGTTCAAGCCCTTCCACACCAAGCGTCTGGGTGTGCATGCCATCCGCGGGGCCTTCCACAGCGCCGGCATGCAGCTGTGGTTCGTCGCCTTGCCGCTGATCACGCTGGCCGACCTCACGGCGCTGGGCTTCACCGGCCCGATCTTCGTCACCATCGGCGCCGCCCTGTTCCTCGGCGAGGACGTGCGCCTGCGGCGCTGGGCGGCGGTCGCCGTGGGCTTCATCGGCGCCATGATCATCATCCGGCCGGGCTTCGAGGTGATCAGCATCGGCGCGATCTGCGCGCTGGCATCGACGCCGCTGTTCTCGGCCTCGAACCTGATGGCCAAGGCGCTGGCGCGCACCGATCGCGCCGACACCATCGTGATCTACCAGTCGGTCTTCATCGTGCTCTGCGCCGCGCCCTTCGCGATCTGGCACTGGCAGCCGCTCAGCTGGACACATGTCGGCTGGTTCCTGCTCGCCGGCTTCTTCGGCACATCGGGTCACCTGATCATGCAGCGCGGCTACCAGGTGGCGGAGATTTCCGCCCTGCAGCCGATCGGCTTCCTGTCGCTGATCTGGAACACGCTGTTCGGCTTCCTGCTGTTCACGCAGCAGCCCGGCGTCTGGACCTTTGTCGGCGCCGCCGTGATCTTCGCCAGCGCGCTCTACATCTCGCACCGCGAGGCCATTCGCCGCGCCCAGGTGCGCAGCGCCGACGCAAGGCCGCCGGCGGCGCCGTGA
- a CDS encoding DMT family transporter, with amino-acid sequence MAASGALFAALNTIMKWLAHDLDPWVVGFLRYFFGFVVLLPVAIRLGMGRMRTRAPGLQVLRGLFHVGGLLLWFLALPLVSMAEMTALGFTGPIFMCLGAVLVLGEKMSAVRWAAVLVGFIGTLIVVHPWTAPGFSGVTWGNGLLLLAAPTFAASFIVAKLLTRHDSPEAIVIWQHGLVALFALPFALWDWTTPSAWQWGWFVLCGLLGAAGHYCVTQALRIADISATQPIRFLDLLWASLGGFIAFAAVPESWTVAGGVVIFAATLWLARHEARIARAARARAMAAAQPAPAQ; translated from the coding sequence ATGGCCGCCAGCGGTGCGCTGTTCGCGGCGCTCAACACCATCATGAAGTGGCTGGCGCACGACCTCGACCCGTGGGTGGTCGGCTTCCTGCGCTATTTCTTCGGCTTCGTGGTGCTGCTGCCGGTGGCGATACGTCTGGGCATGGGCCGCATGCGCACCCGCGCGCCCGGCCTGCAGGTGCTGCGCGGATTGTTCCATGTCGGCGGCCTGCTGCTGTGGTTCCTCGCTTTGCCGCTGGTCAGCATGGCCGAGATGACGGCACTGGGCTTCACCGGCCCGATCTTCATGTGCCTGGGCGCCGTGCTGGTGCTGGGCGAGAAGATGAGCGCGGTGCGCTGGGCGGCGGTGCTCGTCGGCTTCATCGGCACGCTGATCGTCGTCCATCCCTGGACGGCGCCCGGCTTCAGCGGCGTGACCTGGGGCAATGGGCTCCTGCTGCTCGCCGCGCCGACCTTCGCCGCCTCCTTCATCGTCGCCAAGCTGCTGACGCGCCACGACTCGCCCGAGGCCATCGTGATCTGGCAGCACGGCCTGGTGGCGCTCTTCGCGCTGCCCTTCGCGCTGTGGGACTGGACCACGCCGTCGGCCTGGCAGTGGGGCTGGTTCGTGCTGTGTGGCCTGCTCGGCGCCGCGGGCCATTACTGTGTGACACAGGCCCTGCGCATCGCCGATATCTCGGCCACCCAGCCGATCCGCTTCCTTGACCTGCTGTGGGCCTCGCTCGGCGGCTTCATCGCCTTCGCCGCGGTGCCCGAGAGCTGGACTGTCGCCGGCGGCGTGGTGATCTTCGCCGCCACGCTGTGGCTGGCGCGGCACGAGGCGCGCATCGCCCGCGCCGCCAGGGCCAGAGCCATGGCGGCGGCGCAGCCGGCGCCGGCGCAATAA
- a CDS encoding EamA family transporter: MPAVDRLPDLLERLVPSRAARAFSFAILAGIFFQALNATVRHLTQELPPLEVSWGRWIAGLLFTAPFLIRGGLSSMRTTQLPRHLLRGVFHTAGYGLWYWAIAAIPLAQAAALGFTGPIFVTLGAALFLGERVHWRRWLAVLLGFAGVLLIVQPWDAGLNPFALIMLAAVPLTAASNLVAKVISAHEKPEVIVFWQSALAVVFFAPLGLWDFRMPTPEQLGWIAVAGITGTMGYFLMTWAFRLADISSVQTVGFLGIVWATLFDLAVFGHTADLWTFAGAAVIVAATSYIAHRESVAARTGAARPGAV, encoded by the coding sequence GTGCCGGCGGTCGATCGCCTGCCCGACCTGCTCGAGCGGCTGGTGCCCTCGCGCGCCGCGCGTGCCTTCTCGTTCGCCATCCTCGCCGGCATCTTCTTCCAGGCGCTCAACGCCACGGTGCGCCACCTGACGCAGGAGCTGCCGCCGCTCGAGGTGTCGTGGGGCCGCTGGATCGCCGGCCTGCTGTTCACCGCGCCCTTCCTGATCCGCGGCGGGCTCTCCTCGATGCGCACCACGCAGCTGCCGCGCCACCTGCTGCGCGGTGTGTTCCACACCGCGGGCTATGGCCTGTGGTACTGGGCGATCGCGGCGATCCCGCTGGCCCAGGCGGCGGCGCTGGGCTTCACCGGGCCGATCTTCGTCACCCTGGGCGCCGCGCTGTTCCTCGGCGAGCGCGTCCACTGGCGGCGCTGGCTGGCGGTGCTGCTGGGCTTCGCCGGCGTGCTGCTGATCGTGCAGCCGTGGGACGCCGGCCTCAATCCCTTCGCGCTGATCATGCTGGCCGCGGTGCCGTTGACCGCCGCCTCCAACCTGGTCGCCAAGGTGATCTCCGCGCACGAGAAGCCGGAGGTCATCGTCTTCTGGCAGAGCGCGCTGGCCGTGGTGTTCTTCGCGCCGCTGGGGCTGTGGGACTTCCGCATGCCCACGCCCGAGCAGCTCGGCTGGATCGCGGTGGCCGGCATCACCGGCACCATGGGCTATTTCCTGATGACCTGGGCCTTCCGGCTGGCCGACATCTCCTCGGTGCAGACCGTGGGCTTCCTCGGGATCGTCTGGGCCACCCTGTTCGACCTCGCGGTGTTCGGCCATACCGCCGATCTGTGGACCTTCGCCGGCGCCGCGGTGATCGTCGCCGCCACCAGCTATATCGCACACCGGGAAAGCGTCGCCGCGCGTACTGGCGCGGCCCGCCCCGGTGCCGTTTAA
- a CDS encoding glucose 1-dehydrogenase yields the protein MAGRLDGKVALITGGASGLGECGAELMAREGARVMIADIAEERGRAVAARIGAAADFVRLDVTSEDQWKAAITATVAKFGALHVLLNSAGIGLSKTVEDIELEEWRKVHAIDLDGVFLGCKHGVKEIRKHTATLGGSIINISSISGIIAGANMAAYNSAKAGVRLLSKSVALHCAKSGYNIRCNSVHPTFIDTPILDKYRDRFGNEVMQQKLGRQVPIGRLGKPEEVGWALVFLASDESAFMTGSEVVIDGGISAM from the coding sequence ATGGCAGGACGTCTGGACGGCAAGGTGGCGCTGATCACCGGTGGCGCATCGGGGCTGGGCGAATGCGGCGCGGAGCTGATGGCGCGCGAGGGCGCCAGGGTGATGATCGCCGACATCGCCGAGGAGCGCGGCCGCGCCGTGGCGGCGAGGATCGGCGCGGCGGCCGACTTCGTGCGGCTCGACGTCACCAGCGAAGATCAGTGGAAGGCGGCAATCACCGCCACGGTAGCGAAGTTCGGCGCGCTGCACGTGCTGCTGAACTCCGCCGGCATCGGGCTCAGCAAGACGGTCGAGGACATCGAGCTCGAGGAATGGCGCAAGGTGCACGCCATCGACCTCGACGGCGTCTTCCTCGGCTGCAAGCACGGCGTGAAGGAGATCAGGAAGCATACCGCCACCCTGGGCGGCTCGATCATCAACATCTCCTCGATCTCGGGCATCATCGCCGGCGCCAACATGGCGGCCTACAATTCGGCCAAGGCGGGCGTGCGCCTGCTCAGCAAGTCGGTGGCGCTGCACTGCGCCAAGTCCGGCTACAACATCCGCTGCAACTCGGTGCATCCGACCTTCATCGACACGCCGATCCTCGACAAGTACCGCGACCGCTTCGGCAACGAGGTGATGCAGCAGAAGCTCGGCCGCCAGGTGCCGATCGGCCGTCTCGGCAAGCCCGAGGAAGTCGGCTGGGCGCTGGTCTTCCTCGCGTCCGACGAATCCGCGTTCATGACCGGCTCCGAGGTCGTGATCGACGGCGGCATCAGCGCCATGTGA
- a CDS encoding alpha/beta fold hydrolase yields the protein MLLNIDNRRIYYDLTGDAGAATITITHSLSSDGGMWAEQMPALLAAGFRVLRLDMRGHGGSDPVAGDYTMAILAEDVIKALDALSIARTHYMGLSIGGMIGQALLLDHGSRLYSAILCDTQPSTPPGSAASWDERKAAVRANNGLSTLADATMDRWFTPAFKDANPARYGQIHATIAGTTAQGFLGCASAIQNFNFEDRLHTVTTPTLVICGDEDPGTPPDRNQLIAGKIPGGRYVGIANARHLPNVERPEPFNKAMMSFLWAQR from the coding sequence ATGTTGCTCAACATCGACAACCGCCGCATCTATTACGACCTGACGGGTGACGCGGGCGCCGCGACCATCACCATCACCCATTCGCTGTCGTCGGACGGCGGCATGTGGGCGGAGCAGATGCCGGCGCTGCTGGCGGCCGGCTTCCGCGTGCTGCGGCTGGACATGCGCGGCCATGGCGGCAGCGATCCGGTTGCCGGCGACTACACCATGGCGATCCTCGCCGAGGACGTGATCAAGGCGCTCGACGCGCTGAGCATCGCCAGGACGCACTACATGGGCCTGTCGATCGGCGGCATGATCGGCCAGGCGCTGCTGCTCGACCACGGTTCGCGACTGTATTCGGCGATCCTCTGCGACACGCAGCCCAGCACGCCGCCGGGCTCGGCGGCGTCGTGGGACGAGCGCAAGGCGGCGGTGCGCGCCAATAACGGCCTTTCGACCCTGGCCGACGCCACCATGGACCGCTGGTTCACGCCCGCATTCAAGGATGCCAATCCGGCGCGCTACGGGCAGATCCACGCCACCATCGCCGGCACCACGGCCCAGGGCTTCCTCGGCTGTGCTTCGGCGATCCAGAACTTCAATTTCGAGGACAGGCTGCATACCGTCACAACGCCGACGCTGGTGATCTGCGGCGACGAGGATCCCGGCACGCCGCCCGACCGCAACCAGCTGATCGCCGGCAAGATCCCCGGCGGCCGCTATGTCGGCATCGCCAACGCGCGCCACCTGCCCAACGTCGAACGGCCCGAGCCTTTCAACAAGGCGATGATGTCGTTCCTCTGGGCGCAGCGCTGA
- a CDS encoding acyl-CoA/acyl-ACP dehydrogenase, with product MDFAFTDDQLAIRDSVEKLCARFDDAYWLKKDKEGGFPSDFYAAMADSGWLGIAMPEEYGGAGLGITEAALLMQTVSGSGAGFSGASAIHLNIFGPNPIVVFGTREQKQRILPDIIQGRVKGCFAVTEPNAGLNTTALETKAERDGNQYVVHGKKVWTTTAQIADKMLLIARTTPREQCRKATDGLSLFYTDFDRSKIEVREIDKMGRKAIDTNQIFIDGLKVPLEDRIGEEGKGFHYLLHGLNPERVLIAAEAVGLGRLALQKATQYAKERVVFGRPIGKNQAIQHPLARNWMELEAADLLTFKAASLYDSGKECGAEANAAKYMAAEAAFHACERAVLTHGGYGYAKEFHVERYMREIMIARIAPVSAELILCYIAERALGLPKSY from the coding sequence ATGGATTTCGCCTTCACCGACGACCAGCTCGCGATCCGCGACAGCGTCGAGAAGCTGTGCGCGCGCTTCGACGACGCCTACTGGCTGAAGAAGGACAAGGAAGGCGGCTTCCCGAGCGACTTCTACGCCGCGATGGCCGACTCCGGCTGGCTCGGCATCGCCATGCCCGAGGAGTATGGCGGCGCCGGGCTGGGCATCACCGAGGCGGCGCTGCTGATGCAGACCGTATCAGGCTCGGGCGCCGGCTTCAGCGGCGCCTCGGCGATCCATCTCAACATCTTCGGGCCCAACCCGATCGTGGTGTTCGGCACCAGGGAGCAGAAGCAGCGCATACTGCCCGACATCATCCAGGGCAGGGTCAAGGGCTGCTTCGCCGTGACCGAGCCCAATGCCGGGCTCAACACCACGGCGCTGGAAACCAAGGCCGAGCGCGACGGCAACCAGTACGTCGTGCACGGCAAGAAGGTGTGGACCACGACGGCGCAGATCGCCGACAAGATGCTGCTGATCGCCCGCACCACGCCGCGCGAGCAGTGTCGCAAGGCGACCGACGGCCTGTCGCTGTTCTACACCGACTTCGATCGGTCGAAGATCGAGGTGCGCGAGATCGACAAGATGGGCCGCAAGGCGATCGACACCAACCAGATCTTCATCGACGGGCTGAAGGTGCCGCTCGAGGACCGCATCGGCGAGGAAGGCAAGGGCTTCCACTATCTGCTGCACGGGCTGAACCCGGAGCGCGTACTGATCGCCGCCGAGGCAGTGGGGCTGGGTCGGCTGGCGCTGCAGAAGGCCACGCAATACGCCAAGGAGCGCGTCGTCTTCGGCCGGCCGATCGGCAAGAACCAGGCGATCCAGCATCCCCTGGCCAGGAACTGGATGGAGCTCGAGGCCGCCGACCTGCTGACCTTCAAGGCCGCCTCGCTCTACGACAGCGGCAAGGAGTGCGGTGCGGAGGCCAATGCGGCAAAGTACATGGCGGCCGAGGCGGCGTTCCACGCCTGCGAGCGCGCGGTGCTGACCCATGGCGGCTACGGCTACGCCAAGGAGTTCCACGTCGAGCGCTACATGCGCGAGATCATGATCGCGCGCATCGCGCCGGTCAGCGCCGAGCTGATCCTGTGCTACATCGCCGAACGCGCGCTGGGGCTGCCGAAATCGTACTAA
- a CDS encoding FAD-binding oxidoreductase: MSGSCDVAIVGGGAVGSSIAYWLTRDRGWKGRVVVIERDPAYARASSALSASSIRQQFSTPLNIALSRFGIGFLRDVNAHLGVEGEPPVELGLREPGYLFLATPAGVPVLRDNHAIQCAEGCDVALLEPDEVVARYPWMDLDGIALASLGTANEGWFDGPALMQAFRRKARSQGTVYLHDEVVGMELAGSRVTSLRLRSGESIAAGVVVNAGGPWSASVAAMAGASLPVEARRRCVFVFDCRERFEGAPLTIDASGIWFRPEGRYWLAGAPPLPQNDVHELPLEVDHSEWDELIWSPLAARVPAFESVKVVSAWAGYYEYNTFDHNGIVGPHPTISNLIFATGFSGHGIQQSPATGRAVAELIAHGRFVSLDLTPFGFERIAANRPIVEHNII, translated from the coding sequence ATGAGCGGCTCGTGCGACGTGGCGATCGTCGGCGGCGGCGCCGTCGGCAGCTCGATCGCCTATTGGCTGACGCGCGATCGCGGATGGAAGGGGCGTGTCGTCGTGATCGAGCGCGATCCGGCCTACGCCCGCGCATCGTCGGCGCTCAGCGCCAGCTCGATCCGCCAGCAATTCTCCACGCCGCTCAATATCGCGCTGTCGCGCTTCGGGATCGGCTTCCTGCGCGACGTGAATGCGCATCTGGGCGTCGAGGGCGAGCCGCCGGTCGAGCTCGGCCTGCGCGAGCCCGGCTACCTGTTCCTCGCCACGCCCGCCGGCGTGCCGGTGCTGCGCGACAACCATGCCATCCAGTGCGCCGAAGGCTGCGACGTGGCGCTGCTCGAGCCCGATGAGGTCGTGGCGCGCTATCCGTGGATGGATCTGGATGGCATCGCGCTGGCCTCGCTCGGCACGGCCAACGAAGGCTGGTTCGACGGACCGGCGCTGATGCAGGCGTTCCGCCGCAAGGCGCGATCGCAGGGTACGGTCTACCTGCACGACGAGGTCGTCGGCATGGAGCTCGCCGGGAGCCGCGTGACGAGCCTGCGGCTGCGCTCCGGCGAGTCGATCGCCGCCGGTGTCGTGGTCAATGCCGGTGGTCCATGGTCGGCATCGGTGGCGGCGATGGCCGGCGCAAGCCTGCCGGTCGAGGCGCGGCGGCGCTGCGTCTTTGTTTTCGACTGCCGCGAGCGCTTCGAGGGCGCGCCGCTGACCATCGATGCCTCGGGCATCTGGTTCCGTCCGGAGGGCCGCTACTGGCTGGCGGGCGCGCCGCCGTTGCCGCAGAACGACGTCCATGAACTGCCGCTGGAGGTCGACCACAGCGAGTGGGACGAGCTGATCTGGTCGCCCTTGGCGGCTCGCGTGCCGGCTTTCGAGTCGGTGAAGGTGGTGAGCGCCTGGGCCGGCTACTATGAGTACAACACCTTCGACCATAACGGCATCGTCGGGCCACATCCGACGATCTCGAACCTGATCTTCGCCACCGGCTTCAGCGGTCACGGCATCCAGCAATCGCCGGCGACCGGCCGCGCGGTGGCCGAGCTGATCGCGCACGGCCGCTTTGTCAGCCTCGACCTCACGCCTTTCGGCTTCGAGCGCATCGCCGCCAACCGCCCGATCGTCGAGCACAACATCATCTGA
- a CDS encoding TRAP transporter large permease subunit codes for MFSAVSTMFAVLFSALAGGIWIGLTLGLTGVVLLYVFRDIPLERLLPQYAWNILTTQELLALPLFIVMGELLFRTQLSRKLFGGLAPWAALLPGRLVHVNVVGCSIFAAISGSSAATTQVVGRISLDELTRRGYSRDIAVGSLAGAGTLGFLIPPSNIMIIYGVLGDVSVLKLFTAGFIPGVLLAACFMAWVMLHTTIKPSLVPASEHAMRSMPWPQRFAALRDLAPAIFLILCVLGSMYGGLATPSQAAAVGVLGAIFVARAQGGLTLRTLRDVALGSVLTCSMIAMIVLGASILGNAAAFLGIPAAIAGFVSSLGLAPLLLILALTLFYIVLGCFLDGFSMIVMTLPIVLPIVKAAGFDEIWFGVFLVLVVEMSQITPPVGFNLFVIQGLTQDGLGYIARVTMPYLIIMVLFTMTIALFPDIALWLPRVLS; via the coding sequence ATGTTCTCCGCCGTCTCGACGATGTTCGCCGTGCTGTTCAGCGCGCTCGCCGGCGGCATCTGGATCGGCCTGACGCTCGGCCTGACCGGCGTCGTCCTGCTCTACGTGTTCCGCGACATCCCGCTCGAGCGCCTGCTGCCGCAATACGCCTGGAACATCCTGACCACACAGGAACTGCTGGCGCTGCCGCTGTTCATCGTCATGGGCGAGCTGCTGTTCCGCACCCAGCTCTCGCGCAAGCTGTTCGGCGGCCTCGCGCCCTGGGCCGCCCTGCTGCCCGGGCGGCTGGTGCACGTCAACGTCGTGGGCTGCTCGATCTTCGCCGCGATCTCCGGCTCCTCGGCGGCGACGACGCAGGTCGTGGGCCGCATCTCGCTCGACGAGCTGACGCGACGCGGCTACTCCAGGGACATCGCCGTCGGCAGCCTGGCCGGCGCCGGCACGCTGGGCTTCCTGATCCCGCCGTCGAACATCATGATCATCTACGGCGTGCTGGGCGACGTCTCGGTTCTGAAGCTGTTCACCGCCGGCTTCATCCCCGGCGTGCTGCTGGCGGCGTGCTTCATGGCCTGGGTCATGCTGCACACCACGATCAAGCCGTCGCTGGTGCCGGCGTCGGAGCACGCGATGCGCTCGATGCCATGGCCGCAGCGTTTCGCCGCGCTGCGCGACCTGGCGCCGGCGATCTTTCTGATCCTCTGCGTGCTGGGCTCGATGTATGGCGGCCTGGCGACGCCCTCGCAGGCCGCCGCGGTGGGCGTGCTGGGCGCGATCTTCGTCGCGCGCGCCCAGGGCGGGCTCACCCTGCGCACGCTGCGCGACGTGGCGCTCGGCTCGGTGCTGACCTGCAGCATGATCGCGATGATCGTGCTGGGCGCCTCGATCCTCGGCAACGCCGCGGCCTTCCTCGGCATTCCCGCGGCCATCGCCGGCTTCGTCAGCAGCCTCGGCCTTGCGCCCCTCCTGCTGATCCTCGCGTTGACGTTGTTCTACATCGTGCTGGGCTGCTTTCTCGACGGCTTCAGCATGATCGTCATGACCCTGCCGATCGTGCTGCCGATCGTTAAGGCCGCCGGCTTCGACGAGATCTGGTTCGGCGTCTTCCTCGTGCTGGTGGTCGAGATGTCGCAGATCACGCCGCCGGTGGGCTTCAACCTGTTCGTGATCCAGGGCCTCACCCAGGACGGGCTGGGCTACATCGCGCGCGTCACGATGCCCTACCTGATCATCATGGTGCTGTTCACCATGACGATCGCCCTGTTCCCCGATATCGCCCTGTGGTTGCCGCGCGTCCTGTCATGA
- a CDS encoding TRAP transporter small permease — MAGARASSLNEGAPAFLRPVLDAVDRLCRLDGWIAGGCLLALTTLMICEVVVSGVANSVYWLRAKGLDWLPAELPASVPNAWEYSSYLMAASFTFGAAMTLRAGGHIRVTLLLARLSPGRRRLLEIVAALAGLVMSGFLAYSMMLFTWGSYMRGATSISSDTPVWVPQALITFGIALLALQFVTRFLQAVCGLQLEDPRLRLTSASE, encoded by the coding sequence ATGGCGGGGGCTCGCGCGTCGAGCCTCAACGAGGGCGCGCCCGCGTTCCTGCGCCCGGTGCTCGACGCCGTCGACCGGCTCTGCCGGCTCGACGGCTGGATCGCCGGCGGCTGCCTGCTGGCGCTGACGACGCTGATGATCTGCGAGGTGGTCGTCAGCGGCGTCGCCAACAGCGTCTACTGGCTGCGCGCCAAGGGTCTCGACTGGCTGCCGGCGGAGCTGCCGGCCAGCGTGCCCAACGCCTGGGAGTACAGCTCCTACCTGATGGCCGCGAGCTTCACCTTCGGCGCGGCCATGACCCTGCGCGCCGGCGGCCATATCCGCGTCACCCTGCTGCTGGCGCGGCTTTCGCCGGGGCGGCGACGTCTGCTCGAGATCGTCGCCGCGCTCGCCGGCCTGGTGATGTCGGGCTTCCTCGCCTATTCGATGATGCTGTTCACCTGGGGCTCCTACATGCGCGGCGCGACGTCGATCAGCAGCGACACGCCGGTGTGGGTACCGCAGGCGCTGATCACCTTCGGCATCGCGCTGCTCGCCCTGCAGTTCGTCACCCGCTTCCTGCAGGCGGTCTGCGGCCTGCAGCTCGAGGACCCGCGGCTGCGCCTCACCTCGGCGTCGGAGTAG